The Pseudomonas fragi DNA window ATGCGACGACGTTTGCCTTTTTGCGCAGAGCGCATACCTATCTGGCGTATTTGCTGTTTTTTACCGTGCTGGCGCATTTGGCGGCCGCGCTGTTTCATGGCTGGGTCAGGCGCGACGGGGTGCTGCAGAGCATGGTGCGCGGCAAGGACTGAGCTAAAGGCTCATTGTGGGAGCGGGCTTGCTCGCGATGGCATCACCACGGTTGGCCGGACAGACCGTAGCGCTTGCATCGCGAGCAAGCCCGCTCCCACAGGGGGAGTGAGTGGGTTCAGGTTTTTTTCATCACCGAGCCAAACAACTCCGACGCCAAAAACCGCTCCAGCCAGGCATTCAAATGCGGCAACGGCGCTTGCGCAAACCACTCGCGATCAACATGGGCAAACTGCCGCACAAACGGCGCCAGGGCCACATCCACCAGGCTCAGCGCAGGCCCCGCAAGGTAAGGCGTATGCGCCAGCAAATCTTCCAGCCGCTGCAAATACCCGACACCCTGTGCCCGGTAGTGCTCCATCGGCTGCTCGGGGTAGCGGATGGCATATTTGTAGCGGTCCAGCAGCACCTTGAAGACGCTGTCATTCGCCTCGATCAGCCCTGCGTGATCTGCTTGCAACCAGTTGTCCGGGTCATGTTGGCGCAATGCCCAGTGCATGATCTCCAGGCTTTGCTCGATCACCCGACCATCAGCACACACCAGCACCGGCACCGTGCCCTTGGGCGAGGCAGCGAGCATTTCGGCCGGTTTGGCCTTGAGGCTGACCTCGACGATAGACAGCGGCACGCCGCTGTAACGCAAGGCCATGCGCGCTCGCATGGCATAGGGGCAGCGGCGGAAGGAATACAGTACGTGTTCGTTCATTTCACCTCCACGGTGCTCAAACCGTTGCCCTGGCGCTGCACCTGGATTTGCACCGGAATACGCTCGTGCATTTCCTGCACATGGGAAATCACCCCGACCTTGCGCCCTTGGGCCTGCAAGCCGTCCAGGGCATCCATCGCCAGTTGCAGCGACTCGGGGTCAAGGCTGCCAAAGCCCTCGTCGATAAACAGCGATTCGATTTTCAGGGTGCTGGAGGCCATCGACGCCAGCCCCAGGGCCAGGGCCAGCGATACCAGGAAAGTTTCGCCCCCCGACAGTGAATGCACCGAGCGCAGTTCGTCGCCCATTTCGGTGTCCATCACCAGCAGGCCCAGCATGCTGCCGCCGCGCTTGAGGCGGTAGCGACGGACCAGCTGGCGCAGTTGCGCATTGGCGTGATGCACCAGCAGGTCGAGGTTGTAGGCCTGGGCGATTTTGCGGAATTTGTCGCCTGTGCCCGAACCGATCAGTTCACTGAGGCGCGCCCAGCGCTGCCATTGGTCATAGGTCTGGCTGATGCGTTGGCTCAGGGCCTGATTGGCCTGCTGGCGACGCTGGTCTTCGCTTTGCCGGGCGCGCAGTTCGGCACACAGTTGCTCGCTGGCGGCCAGTTGGGCGTGCACTGCCACAAGGGCGCTGTCGAGGGCTTCGGCGTCCAGGTTGCCGTTGGCCAGTGCTTGATGCCGGGCCAGGCGCTCTTCGCGCTCTTGCAGCAGTACACGGCCCTGTTCGACCGCTTTTTCACTGTGTTGCAGCTGCAGGCGCAGTTTGCGAACCTGTTCGTCATCCTGGGCCAGCAGCTGTTGCAAGCGCTGGTCATCAAGCTCGCCGTGTTGCGCGCGCCAATGTTGGAGCAGGGCGCTGAGGTTGCCGTGTTCCTGTTGCAGGGCCTGCAGGCGGGCTTGCCCGGCCTTGAGTTCGGCAGCCAGTTGCAGCTGCTGGTTGGCGCAGGCTTGCAGGGCTTGCTCGGCCCGGGCCTGGGCTGTACGCGTGTGTTCGAGCGCATGCTCCAGGGCCTGCTGCCAGTGTTCGGCGCTGGGGAAGTCGCCCAGTAACTGCTTGAGGGTGTGCTGGCTGGCCTGGTGCTGTGCGCTCAGTTCGCCAAGCGAGCTTTGCAGGGTCTCCAGTTCCTTGCGGCGGCTGGCTTGCTGGTACTGCTCACGCTCGATGCTGCTGGTTCGCTCCAGCTGTTCGGCCTGTTCGTCGCGCTGCTGGTCGAGTTGGGCC harbors:
- a CDS encoding glutathione S-transferase, translating into MNEHVLYSFRRCPYAMRARMALRYSGVPLSIVEVSLKAKPAEMLAASPKGTVPVLVCADGRVIEQSLEIMHWALRQHDPDNWLQADHAGLIEANDSVFKVLLDRYKYAIRYPEQPMEHYRAQGVGYLQRLEDLLAHTPYLAGPALSLVDVALAPFVRQFAHVDREWFAQAPLPHLNAWLERFLASELFGSVMKKT